One segment of Nocardia farcinica DNA contains the following:
- a CDS encoding DNA polymerase IV produces MARWLLHVDLDQFQAAVEFRRHPELRGRPVIVGGNGDPQEPRKVVTCASYPARAYGVRAGMPLRAAARKCPDGVFLPLDMAAYEEASDEVMAVLRTFPGTVEVWGWDEAFLAADTDDPELLAREIRGAIAELDLGCAIGIGDNKLTAKLATGFAKSAGKSSAAPVDDPGAATGTFRLTAANWTEVMGHRPTAALWGIGNRIAARLAGLGIETVADLMAADRHRLAAEFGPSTGPYLWVLGHGRGDTEVSSEPRVPVGRSRSETFPRDLTDPAEIRAQVARIATAVAEEMAEAGRITVRVSVTVRTKTFFTRSKQTKLPEPTADVATITEAALRVIDRFELDRPVRLLGVRLEFAP; encoded by the coding sequence GTGGCCAGATGGCTGTTGCACGTCGATCTCGACCAGTTCCAGGCGGCGGTGGAGTTCCGGCGCCACCCGGAACTGCGCGGCCGTCCGGTGATCGTCGGTGGCAACGGTGACCCGCAGGAACCGCGCAAGGTCGTCACCTGCGCGTCCTATCCGGCACGGGCGTACGGGGTGCGGGCGGGCATGCCGTTGCGCGCGGCGGCCCGCAAGTGCCCCGACGGCGTGTTCCTCCCGTTGGACATGGCCGCCTACGAGGAGGCCTCCGACGAGGTGATGGCGGTGCTGCGCACGTTTCCGGGCACCGTGGAGGTGTGGGGTTGGGACGAGGCGTTCCTGGCCGCCGACACCGACGACCCGGAACTGCTGGCCCGCGAGATCCGCGGCGCGATCGCGGAGCTGGATCTGGGCTGCGCGATCGGTATCGGCGACAACAAGCTCACCGCCAAGCTGGCCACCGGCTTCGCCAAGTCGGCGGGTAAATCCTCCGCCGCACCCGTCGACGACCCCGGCGCGGCCACCGGCACCTTCCGGCTCACCGCCGCGAACTGGACCGAGGTCATGGGCCACCGCCCCACCGCCGCGCTGTGGGGCATCGGCAACCGCATCGCGGCCCGGCTGGCCGGCCTGGGCATCGAGACCGTCGCCGACCTGATGGCCGCCGACCGGCACCGGCTGGCCGCCGAGTTCGGGCCGAGCACCGGCCCGTACCTGTGGGTGCTCGGGCACGGCAGAGGCGACACCGAGGTCAGCAGCGAACCACGAGTGCCGGTGGGCCGCAGCCGATCCGAGACCTTCCCCCGCGACCTCACCGACCCCGCGGAGATCAGGGCGCAGGTCGCGCGGATCGCCACCGCGGTCGCCGAGGAGATGGCCGAGGCCGGACGGATCACCGTCCGGGTCTCGGTCACGGTGCGGACCAAGACCTTCTTCACCCGCAGCAAGCAGACGAAGCTACCCGAACCGACCGCCGACGTCGCCACCATCACCGAGGCGGCGTTGCGGGTGATCGACCGGTTCGAGCTCGACCGCCCGGTCCGATTGCTCGGCGTGCGACTGGAATTCGCGCCCTGA
- a CDS encoding oxidoreductase, with translation MEFRAMVAHESDSGIVLTRQELDENFLGQGAVTIKVHFSSANYKDALAITPGGGVVRKYPIIPGIDLTGEVVSSDSAEFAPGDQVVAHGYDIGVAHHGGFAEYARVPAEWVVKLDGLSTRDAAAIGTAGFTAALSVQALLDRGLTPDDGAILVTGATGGVGSVAVDILSGLGFEVIASTGKTDAGDLLSEIGANEVIGRLPEDPDAKLRPLSKARWAGAVDSVGGRSLAYILSSIGYGGTVAASGLTGGPELPATVMPFILRGVALIGIDSVAYPIEKRRALWSRLTTDFRPRHLTQLENHAPVTDAERVLHAIKNGTHSGRTVLGVAGEF, from the coding sequence ATGGAATTCCGCGCGATGGTGGCACACGAATCGGACAGCGGGATCGTGCTGACCCGGCAGGAACTCGACGAGAATTTCCTCGGCCAGGGTGCGGTCACGATCAAGGTGCACTTCTCGAGCGCCAATTACAAGGACGCACTGGCCATCACCCCGGGCGGTGGCGTCGTGCGCAAGTACCCGATCATCCCGGGCATCGACCTCACCGGCGAAGTCGTCTCCTCCGACAGCGCGGAGTTCGCGCCGGGCGACCAGGTCGTCGCACACGGCTACGACATCGGTGTGGCCCACCACGGCGGCTTCGCCGAGTACGCCAGGGTGCCCGCCGAGTGGGTGGTGAAACTCGACGGGCTCAGCACCCGCGACGCCGCCGCCATCGGCACCGCGGGCTTCACCGCCGCCCTCAGCGTCCAGGCCCTGCTCGACCGCGGCCTCACCCCCGACGACGGCGCCATCCTGGTCACCGGCGCGACCGGCGGCGTCGGCAGCGTCGCCGTCGACATCCTGTCCGGACTCGGCTTCGAGGTCATCGCCTCCACCGGCAAGACCGACGCGGGCGACCTGCTGTCGGAGATCGGCGCCAACGAGGTCATCGGCCGCCTGCCCGAAGACCCGGACGCCAAGCTGCGCCCGCTGTCCAAGGCCCGCTGGGCCGGCGCGGTCGACAGCGTCGGCGGCCGCTCGCTCGCCTACATCCTCAGCAGCATCGGATACGGCGGCACCGTCGCGGCCAGCGGCCTCACCGGCGGCCCCGAGCTCCCCGCCACCGTCATGCCGTTCATCCTGCGCGGTGTCGCCCTCATCGGCATCGACTCGGTGGCGTACCCCATCGAGAAACGCCGGGCCCTCTGGTCCCGCCTCACCACCGATTTCCGCCCCCGCCACCTCACCCAGCTGGAGAACCACGCCCCGGTGACGGACGCGGAGCGGGTCCTGCACGCGATCAAGAACGGCACCCACTCCGGCCGCACGGTGCTCGGCGTCGCGGGCGAATTCTGA
- a CDS encoding DUF397 domain-containing protein, whose translation MNGKPSPAQWFKSTFSQSTECVEVAFLEDGAVGVRHSKNPTGPALTFTASEWRAFLAGVRAGEFDRG comes from the coding sequence GTGAACGGAAAACCTAGCCCCGCCCAGTGGTTCAAGAGCACATTCAGTCAGTCGACGGAGTGCGTCGAGGTGGCGTTCCTCGAGGACGGCGCGGTCGGTGTCCGTCACTCCAAGAACCCCACCGGGCCGGCCCTGACCTTCACCGCGAGTGAATGGCGCGCCTTTCTCGCCGGAGTGCGCGCGGGGGAATTCGACCGGGGCTGA
- a CDS encoding ABC transporter ATP-binding protein, with amino-acid sequence MSIESVAWSQMYRQANAPEEQRPFRAATAERILRFAAPHRRRIGVFLLLSVVAALLAVATPVLAGRVVDGIVGASPPRTVVLLAAAIGLLAVADAGLGLVIRWLSARIGEGLILDLRRAVFDHVQRMPVAFFTRTRTGALVSRLNNDVIGAQRAFSDTLSGVVTNLVTLALTLAVMVSISWQITLLALLLLPVFVLPARRMGNRLAAMQREAARLNAAMSTQMTERFSAPGATLVKLFGRPEQESDEFAVRARRVRDIGVRTAMLQTVFVTSLTLVSALAVALVYGLGGWYALVGRLDAGAVVALSLLLTRLYTPLTALASARMEIMAALVSFERVFEVLDLKPLIEDAPGAVPVPDGPVDLELDGVRFGYPSADKVSLASLEEVATLDTRGGVEVLHDISLRAEPGQMVALVGSSGAGKSTIAQLVSRLYDVDSGAVRLNGVDVREISARSLRETVGLVTQDGHLFHDTIRANLLLARPEADEAELWDALRRARLADLVESLADGLDTVVGERGYRLSGGERQRLTIARLLLKQPRLVILDEATASLDSTSEAAVQEALTEALDGRTALVIAHRLSTIRAADKIVVLEHGRIVEQGTHTELLAADGRYAQLYRTQFADPVELAA; translated from the coding sequence GTGAGTATCGAATCGGTGGCGTGGAGCCAGATGTACCGGCAGGCGAACGCGCCGGAGGAGCAGCGGCCGTTCCGTGCCGCCACCGCCGAACGCATCCTGCGGTTCGCGGCGCCGCACCGCCGCCGCATCGGGGTGTTCCTGCTGCTCAGCGTGGTCGCCGCGCTGCTGGCGGTGGCGACACCGGTGCTGGCGGGCCGGGTGGTCGACGGCATCGTCGGCGCCTCGCCGCCGCGGACGGTGGTGCTGCTGGCCGCGGCCATCGGCCTGCTCGCGGTCGCCGACGCCGGGCTCGGACTGGTGATCCGGTGGTTGTCGGCGCGCATCGGCGAGGGTCTGATCCTGGATCTGCGCCGCGCGGTGTTCGACCATGTGCAGCGGATGCCGGTCGCGTTCTTCACCCGTACCCGCACCGGCGCGCTGGTGAGCAGGCTCAACAACGATGTGATCGGGGCGCAGCGCGCCTTCAGCGACACGCTCTCCGGGGTGGTCACCAACCTGGTCACCCTGGCGCTGACGCTGGCGGTGATGGTGAGCATCTCCTGGCAGATCACCCTGCTGGCGCTGCTGCTGTTGCCGGTGTTCGTGCTGCCCGCCCGCCGGATGGGCAACCGGCTCGCCGCCATGCAGCGCGAGGCCGCCCGGCTCAACGCGGCGATGAGCACGCAGATGACCGAGCGGTTCTCCGCGCCCGGCGCCACCCTGGTGAAGCTGTTCGGCCGCCCCGAGCAGGAGTCCGACGAGTTCGCGGTGCGGGCGCGGCGGGTGCGCGACATCGGGGTGCGCACCGCCATGCTGCAGACGGTGTTCGTCACCTCGCTGACGCTGGTGTCGGCGCTGGCGGTGGCCTTGGTCTACGGGCTCGGCGGCTGGTACGCGCTGGTCGGGCGGCTCGACGCCGGTGCCGTCGTCGCGCTGTCGCTGCTGCTGACCAGGCTGTACACCCCGCTCACGGCGTTGGCCAGCGCGCGGATGGAGATCATGGCGGCGCTGGTGAGCTTCGAGCGGGTCTTCGAGGTGCTGGACCTGAAACCGCTCATCGAGGACGCGCCGGGCGCGGTCCCCGTGCCCGACGGCCCGGTCGATCTCGAACTCGACGGGGTCCGCTTCGGGTACCCGTCGGCGGACAAGGTGTCGCTGGCTTCGCTCGAGGAGGTCGCCACGCTCGACACCCGCGGCGGCGTGGAGGTGCTGCACGACATCTCGCTGCGGGCCGAGCCGGGACAGATGGTGGCGCTGGTCGGCTCCTCCGGCGCCGGGAAATCCACCATCGCCCAGCTCGTTTCGCGGCTGTACGACGTGGACTCCGGTGCGGTGCGGCTGAACGGGGTGGACGTGCGGGAGATCAGCGCGCGGTCGCTGCGTGAGACGGTCGGCCTGGTCACCCAGGACGGCCACCTGTTCCACGACACCATCCGGGCCAACCTGCTGCTGGCGCGGCCCGAGGCCGACGAGGCAGAGCTGTGGGACGCGCTGCGCCGGGCCCGCTTGGCCGACCTGGTGGAGTCGCTGGCCGACGGGCTCGACACCGTGGTCGGCGAGCGCGGCTACCGGCTCTCCGGGGGCGAGCGCCAGCGCTTGACCATCGCGCGCCTGCTGCTCAAGCAGCCGCGCCTGGTGATCCTCGACGAGGCCACCGCCTCGCTGGACTCCACCTCCGAGGCCGCCGTACAGGAAGCGCTGACCGAGGCACTGGACGGTCGCACGGCGCTGGTGATCGCGCACCGGCTCTCGACCATCCGCGCCGCCGACAAGATCGTGGTGCTCGAGCACGGCCGGATCGTCGAACAGGGCACGCACACCGAACTGCTCGCCGCCGACGGCCGGTACGCGCAGCTGTACCGCACCCAATTCGCGGACCCGGTCGAGCTGGCGGCGTGA
- a CDS encoding FAD-binding and (Fe-S)-binding domain-containing protein, protein MTEERLLAALRARLDGEVDASERRRAEYSSDASNYRVPPAAVVFPRSAEDVAATLVFARDNGLPVTARGAGTSVAGNAVGTGLVLDFSRHLHRVHALDPDAGIARVQPGVLLSDLQRAARPHGLRFGPDPSTQNRCTLGGMIGNNACGPRAVAWGRTADNVRALRVLDGTGAERVLAADPAAVPGLADYTRTHLALLRTELGRFDRQASGYGLEHLLPERGSAVAKAFVGTEGTCGLLLDAELDLVALPGATVLTVLGYPDIATAADDVAAVLSCAPIAVEGIDAGLVDVVRAHRGTVPELPRGGAWLFVETGGADPGHALDAARGLCRAAHALESRIVTDPAVAATLWRIRADGAGLAGRTAAGQPAWPGWEDAAVPPDRLGAYLRDFAALTAEHRVEGLLYGHIGDGCIHVRLDLPITDAPRRFRDFLFDAAELVVRYGGSLSGEHGDGRARSELLRVMYSPAVLDAFAEFKALFDPDDVLNPGVLVRPRPVDADLRLAGLPPMPQAGGFAFPRDDGDLSTAVHRCVGVGKCRADTRAAGGFMCPSYLATGDEKDTTRGRARVLQEVVRGAVAIDSPAVAESLDLCLSCKACSADCPAGVDMATYKSEVLYRRYRGRLRPADHYALGMLPRWLAAATRAPRLVNALAERDLLRRWGLRAAGLDPRRPLPRFARRSFRRDHRQPHSATDRPEVMLWVDSFTDAFAPEIAHAAVTLLESLGYRVRIPARRVCCGLTWISTGQLDGARARLRATLDALDEHVRAGGTVIGLEPSCTATLRADLPDLLPDDPRAAPTARAVRTLAEFLLDHPGWRPPDRSGVQVVVQPHCHQHAVLGFAADRRVLAAAGAQVREISGCCGLAGNFGMQAGHYDISVAIADTALTPALRDAPEAVFLADGFSCRTQAAQLTGRPGLHLAQFLLPGDAAGAQRPNGSVPGGI, encoded by the coding sequence ATGACCGAGGAACGGCTCCTGGCTGCGCTGCGCGCCCGGCTCGACGGCGAGGTCGACGCCTCCGAGCGGCGCCGCGCCGAGTACTCCTCCGATGCCTCCAACTACCGGGTGCCGCCGGCCGCGGTGGTGTTCCCGCGCAGCGCCGAGGACGTGGCGGCCACCCTCGTGTTCGCCCGGGACAACGGCCTGCCGGTGACCGCCCGCGGCGCGGGCACCTCGGTGGCGGGCAACGCCGTCGGCACCGGACTGGTCCTGGATTTCAGCAGGCATCTGCACCGCGTCCACGCGCTCGATCCGGACGCCGGGATCGCCCGCGTGCAACCCGGCGTGCTGCTGTCGGACCTGCAGCGCGCCGCCCGCCCGCACGGCCTGCGCTTCGGCCCCGACCCCTCCACCCAGAACCGTTGCACCCTCGGCGGCATGATCGGCAACAACGCCTGCGGCCCGCGGGCGGTCGCCTGGGGCCGCACCGCCGACAACGTGCGCGCGCTGCGCGTCCTCGACGGCACCGGCGCCGAACGCGTGCTCGCCGCCGACCCCGCCGCCGTTCCCGGCCTGGCCGACTACACCCGTACGCACCTGGCCCTGCTGCGCACCGAACTCGGCCGCTTCGACCGGCAGGCATCCGGCTACGGCCTGGAACACCTGCTGCCCGAACGCGGTTCGGCCGTGGCGAAGGCGTTCGTCGGTACCGAGGGCACCTGCGGCCTGCTGCTGGACGCCGAACTCGACCTGGTGGCGCTGCCCGGTGCGACCGTGCTGACCGTGCTCGGCTACCCCGACATCGCCACCGCCGCCGACGACGTGGCCGCGGTGCTGTCGTGCGCGCCGATCGCGGTGGAGGGCATCGACGCGGGCCTGGTGGACGTGGTGCGTGCGCATCGGGGCACGGTGCCCGAGCTGCCGCGCGGCGGTGCCTGGCTGTTCGTGGAGACCGGCGGCGCCGACCCCGGGCACGCGCTCGACGCCGCGCGCGGGCTCTGCCGCGCCGCGCACGCGCTGGAATCGCGCATCGTCACCGACCCGGCCGTGGCCGCGACCCTGTGGCGCATCCGGGCCGACGGCGCGGGACTGGCCGGGCGCACCGCCGCCGGGCAACCGGCCTGGCCGGGGTGGGAGGATGCCGCGGTCCCGCCCGACCGTCTCGGGGCCTACCTGCGCGATTTCGCCGCCCTCACCGCCGAGCACCGCGTCGAGGGCCTGCTCTACGGGCATATCGGCGACGGCTGCATCCACGTGCGGCTCGACCTGCCGATCACCGACGCGCCCCGCCGGTTCCGTGACTTCCTGTTCGACGCCGCCGAGTTGGTGGTGCGGTACGGCGGCTCGCTGTCGGGTGAGCACGGCGACGGCCGGGCCCGCTCGGAGTTGCTGCGCGTGATGTACTCCCCCGCCGTGCTCGACGCCTTCGCGGAGTTCAAGGCCCTGTTCGATCCGGACGACGTGCTCAATCCCGGCGTCCTGGTCCGGCCCCGTCCGGTCGACGCCGACCTGCGCCTGGCCGGACTCCCCCCGATGCCACAGGCCGGTGGTTTCGCCTTCCCGCGCGACGACGGCGACCTCTCCACCGCGGTCCATCGCTGCGTCGGGGTCGGCAAGTGCCGCGCCGACACCCGGGCCGCGGGCGGGTTCATGTGCCCGTCGTACCTGGCCACCGGTGACGAGAAGGACACCACCCGCGGCCGGGCCCGGGTGCTGCAAGAGGTGGTGCGCGGAGCGGTGGCGATCGACTCGCCCGCCGTCGCGGAATCGCTCGACCTGTGCCTGTCCTGCAAGGCGTGCAGCGCGGACTGCCCGGCCGGGGTCGACATGGCGACCTACAAGTCCGAGGTGCTGTACCGGCGGTATCGCGGCAGGCTGCGGCCCGCGGACCACTACGCACTCGGCATGCTGCCGCGCTGGCTGGCCGCGGCCACCAGGGCCCCTCGACTCGTCAACGCCCTCGCCGAACGAGACCTGCTGCGCCGCTGGGGACTACGTGCGGCGGGTCTGGATCCGCGCAGGCCGCTGCCGCGATTCGCCCGGCGGAGCTTCCGTCGTGACCACCGGCAACCGCACTCGGCAACCGACCGCCCGGAGGTGATGCTCTGGGTGGACAGCTTCACCGACGCGTTCGCCCCCGAGATCGCGCACGCGGCGGTCACGCTGCTGGAATCCCTCGGCTACCGCGTGCGGATCCCGGCCAGGCGGGTGTGCTGCGGCCTCACCTGGATCAGCACCGGCCAGCTCGACGGCGCGCGGGCGCGGTTGCGCGCCACCCTCGACGCGCTCGACGAGCACGTGCGCGCGGGCGGCACGGTGATCGGGCTCGAACCCTCCTGCACCGCGACCCTGCGCGCCGACCTCCCCGACCTGTTGCCGGACGATCCGCGCGCCGCGCCGACCGCGCGTGCGGTGCGCACCCTGGCCGAATTCCTCCTCGACCACCCCGGCTGGCGGCCACCGGACCGTTCCGGGGTGCAGGTGGTGGTTCAGCCGCACTGTCACCAGCACGCGGTGCTCGGCTTCGCAGCCGATCGCCGGGTGTTAGCCGCCGCGGGCGCGCAGGTGCGGGAGATCAGCGGCTGCTGCGGCCTGGCCGGGAACTTCGGCATGCAGGCCGGCCACTACGACATCTCGGTCGCCATCGCCGACACCGCACTCACGCCCGCGCTGCGGGACGCGCCCGAGGCCGTCTTCCTGGCCGACGGCTTCTCCTGCCGGACCCAGGCCGCCCAGCTGACCGGCCGTCCCGGCCTGCACCTCGCGCAGTTCCTGCTGCCCGGCGATGCGGCCGGAGCTCAGAGACCGAACGGCAGCGTGCCGGGCGGAATCTGA
- a CDS encoding DNA-3-methyladenine glycosylase family protein codes for MATATDRGRVRTLTAARPVDLAHTLAPLRRGPGDPCRHRDAAGGHWHASRLRSGAVTYRLVQGDTHTVHATAWGPGAEEFLDDLPRMLCLDEDLSGFAPEHPLVRDAHRRFPGLRMLRTGRVFEALVPAVLEQKVHTRSARMSWRKLVCRYGEPAPGPAPAGLLLPPDADTWRRVPSWVFHRANVGPQRAQTIVRAAAVADALERTAAADPAEAARLLQTIPGIGVWTAAEIAQRAFGDADALSVGDYHLAAIIGWTLLGRPLDDDGMVEYLEPLRPHRYRVVRLLEVSGHARKPKFGPRTPLTDHSWH; via the coding sequence ATGGCAACAGCGACCGACCGCGGGCGGGTCAGGACGCTCACCGCGGCGCGGCCCGTCGACCTCGCGCACACCCTCGCTCCGCTGCGGCGCGGACCGGGCGACCCCTGCCGGCATCGTGACGCGGCGGGCGGGCACTGGCACGCCTCCCGATTGCGCAGCGGTGCGGTGACCTACCGCCTGGTGCAGGGCGACACCCACACCGTGCACGCGACCGCATGGGGGCCGGGCGCCGAGGAATTCCTCGACGACCTGCCCCGGATGCTCTGCCTGGACGAGGACCTCAGCGGCTTCGCACCCGAGCACCCGCTGGTCCGGGACGCGCACCGGCGCTTCCCCGGCCTGCGGATGCTGCGCACCGGGCGGGTGTTCGAGGCGCTGGTGCCCGCGGTGCTCGAACAGAAGGTGCACACCCGTTCGGCGCGCATGTCGTGGCGAAAGTTGGTGTGCCGCTACGGCGAACCGGCACCGGGCCCCGCGCCCGCCGGCCTGCTGCTGCCCCCCGATGCGGACACCTGGCGCCGGGTGCCGTCCTGGGTGTTCCACCGCGCCAACGTCGGACCGCAGCGCGCGCAGACCATCGTGCGCGCGGCCGCGGTGGCCGACGCGCTGGAGCGCACCGCGGCCGCGGACCCGGCCGAGGCCGCGCGCCTGCTGCAGACGATCCCCGGCATCGGCGTGTGGACCGCCGCCGAGATCGCCCAGCGCGCCTTCGGCGACGCCGACGCTCTCTCGGTCGGCGATTACCACCTGGCCGCGATCATCGGCTGGACGCTGCTCGGTCGCCCCCTCGACGACGACGGCATGGTCGAGTATCTGGAACCGCTACGGCCGCACCGTTATCGGGTGGTGCGATTGCTGGAGGTGAGCGGGCACGCCAGGAAACCGAAGTTCGGGCCGCGCACGCCGCTCACCGATCACAGCTGGCACTGA